A window of the Buchnera aphidicola str. Sg (Schizaphis graminum) genome harbors these coding sequences:
- the fliQ gene encoding flagellar biosynthesis protein FliQ, which yields MTPEYVMGLFHSAMKVTLMLASPLLLSALVSGLIISILQAATQVNEQTLSFIPKIISILVVITLLGPWMLGVMLDYMHNLFYNIPSIIIR from the coding sequence ATGACACCAGAATATGTAATGGGACTATTTCATAGCGCTATGAAAGTTACATTAATGCTTGCATCTCCTTTATTGTTGTCGGCTTTAGTTAGTGGATTAATCATCAGCATATTGCAAGCTGCTACTCAAGTAAACGAGCAAACTCTTTCTTTTATTCCTAAAATAATTTCTATTTTAGTTGTAATAACTTTACTTGGTCCTTGGATGTTAGGTGTTATGTTAGATTATATGCATAACTTATTTTACAATATACCATCAATTATTATAAGATAA
- the fliR gene encoding flagellar biosynthetic protein FliR, translating to MLTFNSFNLAILISNFFWPLVRILAFFSTAPIFNDQNVNKKVKIILSFLIAFLIKPFLPKVNVELFSIIGLFLLFQQILIGIALGLTCQFLFAAFTLSGEIIALQIGLSFANFFNSNRYIGTSLISRWLNILNLLFFLTLNVHLYLVFMLIDSFYKIPVDVNFLSANIFFIFLKFSSNIFLNGVMFALPIMIFFLISTLIMSILNRLSPQISIFSIGFPLNLLIGILILYYLMSMSFPFFKSLVNQLISFIFYTFLKI from the coding sequence ATGTTAACTTTTAATAGTTTCAATTTAGCCATTTTAATCAGTAATTTTTTTTGGCCTTTGGTTCGGATTTTAGCATTTTTTTCAACGGCACCTATTTTTAATGATCAAAATGTAAATAAAAAAGTTAAAATAATCTTATCTTTTTTAATTGCTTTTTTAATAAAACCTTTTTTACCTAAAGTAAATGTAGAATTATTTTCTATAATAGGTTTGTTTTTATTATTCCAGCAAATTTTAATTGGTATAGCTTTAGGATTAACTTGTCAATTTTTATTTGCTGCATTTACTTTATCTGGAGAAATAATAGCTCTACAGATCGGTTTGTCTTTTGCAAATTTTTTTAATTCAAATCGATATATAGGTACTTCTTTAATATCACGTTGGTTGAATATTTTAAATCTATTGTTTTTTTTAACATTGAATGTTCATCTTTATTTAGTTTTTATGTTGATAGATAGTTTTTACAAAATACCAGTTGATGTTAATTTTTTAAGTGCTAATATTTTTTTTATTTTCTTAAAGTTTTCTAGTAATATTTTTTTGAATGGTGTTATGTTTGCTTTACCAATTATGATTTTCTTTTTGATATCTACTCTAATAATGAGTATTTTAAATCGTCTATCTCCTCAAATATCTATTTTTTCTATTGGTTTTCCATTAAATTTATTGATAGGAATATTAATTTTATACTATTTAATGTCTATGTCTTTTCCTTTTTTTAAAAGTTTAGTTAATCAATTAATTTCATTCATATTTTATACTTTTTTAAAAATATAG
- the rpmG gene encoding 50S ribosomal protein L33, with protein MAKKNREKIKMISSAGTGHYYTTTKNKRNTPDKLKLKKYDPIIRKHILYNEGKIK; from the coding sequence ATGGCTAAAAAAAATCGAGAAAAAATAAAAATGATTTCTTCTGCAGGAACAGGACATTATTATACTACTACAAAAAACAAAAGAAATACTCCAGATAAATTGAAATTAAAAAAATATGATCCTATTATTCGAAAACATATTCTATATAATGAGGGAAAAATTAAATAA
- the rpmB gene encoding 50S ribosomal protein L28: MSRICQVTRKKRMIGNNRSHAMNAKKRQFLPNIQYHRFWIPEEKRFIKLRISAHGMRCIDKKGIELIIQEIGITKNKG, translated from the coding sequence ATGTCCCGTATATGTCAAGTTACAAGAAAAAAAAGAATGATTGGTAACAATCGGTCACATGCTATGAATGCAAAAAAAAGGCAATTTTTACCAAATATTCAATATCATCGATTCTGGATTCCTGAAGAAAAAAGATTTATTAAACTACGAATATCTGCTCACGGTATGCGCTGCATTGATAAAAAAGGAATAGAATTAATAATACAAGAAATAGGTATCACAAAAAATAAAGGTTAA
- the ppa gene encoding inorganic diphosphatase yields the protein MNLNLIKAGNNIPSDIYVIIEISSNSSPIKYEVDKQSGVLFVDRFIPTPMFYPCNYGYINETLSLDGDPLDVLVPSPYPIQSNVVINCKPVGILKMHDESGNDAKIIAVPNDKVSKEYENINDISDISELLKKQISHFFQYYKTLEKEKWVEIIGWGDHHEAKLEIKNSYDRAKKNTSLK from the coding sequence ATGAATTTAAACTTGATTAAAGCTGGTAATAATATACCAAGTGATATATATGTTATAATTGAAATATCATCCAATTCTTCTCCTATTAAATATGAGGTAGACAAACAATCAGGTGTTCTTTTCGTAGATCGTTTTATACCTACACCAATGTTTTATCCATGTAATTATGGATATATTAACGAAACTTTGTCACTTGATGGTGACCCATTAGATGTTTTAGTACCTTCTCCATATCCAATACAATCAAATGTTGTTATCAATTGCAAACCAGTAGGTATATTAAAAATGCATGATGAATCAGGAAATGATGCAAAAATTATAGCAGTTCCAAATGATAAAGTTTCTAAAGAATATGAAAATATAAACGATATATCAGATATATCCGAACTATTAAAAAAACAAATTTCACATTTTTTTCAATATTATAAAACATTAGAAAAAGAAAAATGGGTAGAAATCATAGGATGGGGTGATCATCACGAAGCAAAGTTAGAAATTAAAAATTCATATGATCGTGCTAAGAAAAACACATCTCTAAAATAA
- the pmbA gene encoding metalloprotease PmbA — protein MQLLNQIEKEENLLIEKVKNTLFLAQEKVNCSIEVCVKKTIGISVNIRNSIVENVEFNNDSILFVTVYNKFSKGVSSSKDFSTNGIKKMLEIAIDISKHTSSDFFSGLPDAKFLCFKAQDLDLFYPSEFNIKNAINFASESEREAFKFDKRIINSEGSFFSNHITIKVFANSLGMLEQYKSTRYSNYNCMIAKDNSTMQRDFSYSTSRKLDDLEKPDVLGQKTATNAISRLGSKKINTIKCPVIFSKETSSIFFSHLIPAISGDNIYRKSTFLLYDLKKRIFPEWLNIEENPHIKKGLGSKPFDSEGVSTTIRSIIKNGILETWLLNTYNARKLGLTTTGHSGGISNWLVSNKNISFKELLKMMKTGLLITELMGQGVDIVSGNYSRGAVGFWIENGKIKYPVNEITISGNLKKMWNSILSISNDVNMYSNIQCGSTLLSEIQISGN, from the coding sequence ATGCAATTATTAAATCAAATAGAAAAAGAAGAAAATTTACTGATAGAAAAAGTAAAAAACACTCTTTTTCTAGCTCAAGAAAAAGTTAATTGTTCTATCGAGGTTTGTGTTAAAAAAACAATAGGTATAAGTGTCAATATAAGAAATAGTATTGTTGAAAATGTAGAATTTAATAATGATAGTATACTTTTTGTTACAGTTTATAATAAGTTTTCTAAAGGTGTTTCATCCTCTAAAGATTTTAGCACCAACGGTATAAAAAAAATGTTAGAAATTGCAATTGACATTTCTAAACATACTTCTTCCGATTTTTTTTCAGGATTACCAGATGCAAAATTTTTATGCTTTAAAGCTCAAGATCTTGATTTATTTTATCCTTCTGAATTTAATATTAAAAATGCAATTAATTTTGCTTCTGAATCAGAACGAGAAGCTTTTAAGTTTGACAAAAGAATTATAAATAGTGAAGGTAGTTTTTTTAGTAATCATATTACGATAAAAGTTTTCGCTAATAGTTTAGGTATGTTAGAACAATATAAGTCTACTCGTTACTCTAACTATAACTGTATGATTGCGAAAGATAATAGTACTATGCAAAGAGACTTTTCTTATTCTACTTCAAGAAAATTAGATGATTTAGAAAAACCAGATGTATTAGGTCAAAAAACTGCTACAAATGCTATATCTCGATTAGGTTCTAAAAAAATAAATACTATAAAATGTCCAGTAATTTTTTCAAAAGAAACATCTTCTATTTTTTTTTCTCATCTTATTCCAGCGATTAGTGGTGATAATATTTATCGAAAATCGACTTTTTTACTTTATGATTTAAAAAAAAGAATTTTCCCTGAATGGCTAAATATTGAAGAAAACCCACATATTAAAAAAGGATTAGGAAGTAAACCTTTTGATAGTGAAGGTGTATCAACAACTATTAGAAGTATTATTAAAAATGGAATTTTGGAAACTTGGTTATTAAATACCTATAATGCTCGTAAATTAGGTTTAACAACTACAGGTCATTCTGGAGGTATTTCAAATTGGTTAGTTTCAAATAAAAATATATCTTTCAAAGAATTGTTAAAGATGATGAAAACTGGTTTACTAATCACTGAATTAATGGGACAAGGAGTTGATATTGTTAGTGGTAATTATTCACGTGGAGCAGTAGGATTTTGGATTGAAAACGGAAAAATTAAATATCCAGTAAATGAAATTACTATATCTGGTAATTTAAAAAAAATGTGGAATAGTATTCTTAGTATTAGTAATGATGTTAATATGTATAGTAATATTCAATGTGGTTCAACATTACTATCTGAAATTCAGATTTCAGGAAATTAA
- the rsmI gene encoding 16S rRNA (cytidine(1402)-2'-O)-methyltransferase — MNSLNKTGLLYIVPTPIGNLSDITYRAVETLKNVNLIAAENIHHTNILLQHYNVKNILISLNKNNEKKQSDYVINELKKGKKIALVSDAGTPVINDPGYFLVKKCCFLNIKIIPLPGPCAAITALSASGISTNRFCYEGFLPSKKKIRRDLLKSLKKEIRTIIFYESKHRILESIKDIIETIDENRYLVIAREITKKWEYIYGAKANIILSWLKEDQSRYKKGEIVIIIDGFKELKNKDISAKAINTLTILRNFLSLKQSVFITSKIHKIKKNDLYQHAIKEKDK, encoded by the coding sequence GTGAATTCATTGAATAAAACTGGTCTTCTTTACATTGTTCCAACACCTATTGGAAATTTATCTGATATTACTTATCGAGCTGTAGAAACACTAAAAAATGTTAATTTAATAGCAGCTGAAAATATTCATCATACTAATATTTTACTACAACATTACAACGTTAAAAATATTTTAATATCTTTAAATAAAAATAATGAAAAAAAACAAAGTGATTATGTAATTAACGAACTAAAAAAAGGAAAAAAAATTGCCTTAGTATCTGATGCAGGGACACCAGTTATTAACGATCCAGGTTATTTTTTAGTAAAAAAATGCTGTTTTTTAAACATTAAAATCATTCCTCTCCCAGGACCTTGTGCAGCTATTACAGCACTGAGTGCTTCTGGAATATCTACTAATCGTTTTTGCTATGAAGGATTTCTGCCTTCTAAAAAAAAAATAAGACGTGATTTATTAAAATCTTTAAAAAAAGAAATAAGGACAATAATTTTTTATGAATCGAAACATAGAATACTTGAAAGTATAAAAGATATTATAGAAACAATAGATGAAAATAGATATTTAGTAATCGCAAGAGAAATTACAAAAAAATGGGAGTATATATACGGTGCAAAAGCTAATATAATTCTGTCTTGGCTGAAAGAAGATCAAAGTCGTTATAAAAAAGGCGAAATAGTAATTATTATAGATGGTTTTAAAGAATTAAAAAATAAAGATATTTCAGCAAAAGCAATAAATACATTGACAATCTTAAGAAATTTTCTTTCATTAAAACAATCAGTATTTATTACTTCTAAAATACATAAAATAAAAAAAAATGATTTATATCAACATGCAATAAAAGAAAAAGATAAGTGA
- a CDS encoding 3-oxoacyl-ACP synthase I, translated as MKRVVITGFGIISSIGNNKKEVLNSLYNGISGITFSEEMKESGMRSQVWGNIKLENKKFFKKNKISRFMNNGSIYAFLSMEQAIKDANLQTKQYQKNPRIGIIAGSGGGFPKYHIQGIDAIRSNRGLNSVSPYIAIKAMNSGISACLSTLFKIYGVNYSISSACATSGHCIGNAFELIKFGKQDLIFAGGGEEVSWELAYEFDAMKALSSNFNKNPTKSSRVYDVNRDGFVISGGGGIIVIEELNCALSRSAHIYAEIIGYAATSDGKDMVVPSGDGAVRCMNLAKKQNKMLFIDYLNVHGTSTKIGDLIELEAIKKSFFHEKKPMISATKSMTGHALGVSGVHEIIYTLLMMKYNFIAPSINIETIEPSADNMNIVQKTFHKKIKTALSNSFGFGGTNVSLILKKY; from the coding sequence GTGAAACGAGTCGTAATTACTGGATTTGGTATTATTTCAAGTATTGGAAATAATAAAAAAGAAGTTTTAAATTCTTTATATAATGGTATTTCTGGAATTACATTTTCAGAAGAAATGAAAGAATCAGGTATGCGTAGTCAAGTTTGGGGAAATATAAAATTAGAAAATAAAAAATTTTTTAAAAAAAATAAAATCTCTCGTTTTATGAACAATGGATCTATTTATGCTTTTTTGTCAATGGAGCAAGCAATAAAAGATGCTAACTTACAAACTAAACAATATCAAAAAAATCCACGTATTGGAATTATTGCTGGTTCTGGAGGTGGTTTTCCAAAATATCATATACAGGGCATAGATGCTATCAGAAGCAATCGAGGTCTAAATTCTGTTAGTCCTTATATTGCAATTAAAGCTATGAATTCTGGAATATCCGCTTGTTTGTCAACTTTATTTAAAATATATGGAGTAAATTATTCTATAAGTTCAGCTTGTGCGACTTCTGGACATTGTATTGGTAATGCATTTGAGTTAATTAAATTTGGTAAGCAAGATCTTATTTTTGCAGGAGGAGGTGAAGAGGTAAGTTGGGAATTAGCATATGAATTTGATGCAATGAAAGCTCTTTCTAGTAATTTTAACAAAAATCCTACTAAATCATCGCGTGTTTATGATGTAAACCGTGATGGTTTTGTCATATCTGGTGGTGGAGGTATAATAGTTATTGAAGAGTTAAATTGTGCTTTATCTAGATCTGCTCACATTTATGCTGAAATTATTGGCTATGCTGCAACATCTGACGGTAAAGATATGGTTGTACCATCAGGAGATGGAGCGGTACGCTGTATGAATTTAGCAAAAAAACAAAACAAAATGTTATTTATTGATTATTTAAATGTTCATGGGACTTCTACTAAAATTGGTGATCTTATTGAATTAGAAGCAATTAAAAAATCTTTTTTTCATGAAAAAAAACCTATGATTTCAGCAACAAAATCGATGACTGGTCATGCTTTAGGAGTATCTGGAGTACATGAAATTATTTATACATTATTAATGATGAAGTATAATTTTATAGCTCCTTCAATTAATATTGAAACAATAGAACCTTCTGCTGACAATATGAATATTGTACAAAAAACTTTTCATAAAAAAATTAAAACAGCACTATCTAATAGTTTTGGTTTTGGTGGAACTAATGTTTCTTTGATATTAAAAAAGTATTAA
- the tal gene encoding transaldolase, with translation MNQLNALKQFTTIVADTSDIESICKYKPQDATTNPSLILKAVSSSVNKRFIDQAIEYARKKGGSYNYKIVNASDKILVDLGVEILKHIPGYISSEVDARLSFNKEKCILKAKKIIDMYEEKGISRNRVLIKLAATWECIKAAEELKKNNIACNLTLLFSFAQARACAESNVFLISPFVGRIYDWYLSQNLILKNPADQDPGVLSVCKIYDFYKKYNYKTIIMGASFRNVQQILSLSGCDRLTISPVLLKELESSNKELNRKLCPPTSFLNPPVPLTEAEFRWEHNQDEMAVQKLSEGIRNFGKDQLSLEKIFSKLI, from the coding sequence ATGAATCAACTAAATGCGTTAAAACAATTTACGACAATTGTTGCAGATACAAGTGATATAGAGTCGATTTGTAAATATAAACCACAAGATGCAACTACTAATCCATCTTTAATACTTAAAGCTGTCAGTTCAAGTGTTAACAAAAGATTTATTGATCAAGCAATAGAATATGCTAGAAAAAAAGGTGGTTCTTACAATTATAAGATAGTAAATGCTAGTGATAAAATTTTAGTTGATCTTGGAGTAGAAATTTTAAAACATATACCAGGTTATATTTCTAGTGAAGTTGATGCTCGTTTGTCTTTTAATAAAGAAAAATGTATTTTAAAAGCAAAAAAAATAATTGATATGTATGAAGAAAAAGGTATTTCTAGAAATAGAGTATTAATTAAACTAGCGGCTACTTGGGAATGCATAAAAGCAGCAGAAGAGCTTAAAAAAAATAATATTGCTTGTAATTTAACTCTTTTATTTTCTTTTGCTCAAGCTCGTGCTTGTGCAGAATCAAATGTATTTTTAATATCTCCCTTTGTTGGCCGTATTTACGATTGGTATCTATCTCAAAATTTAATATTAAAAAATCCTGCTGATCAGGATCCAGGTGTCTTATCTGTTTGTAAAATTTATGATTTTTATAAAAAATATAATTACAAAACTATAATTATGGGCGCAAGTTTTCGTAATGTTCAACAAATTTTATCTCTTTCAGGATGCGATCGATTGACTATTTCACCTGTATTATTAAAAGAGTTGGAATCTAGTAATAAAGAATTAAATAGAAAATTATGTCCTCCTACTTCATTTTTAAATCCACCTGTGCCTCTTACTGAAGCGGAATTTAGATGGGAACATAATCAGGATGAAATGGCTGTTCAAAAATTATCAGAAGGTATAAGAAATTTTGGAAAAGATCAATTAAGTTTGGAGAAAATTTTTTCTAAACTAATATAA
- the tkt gene encoding transketolase, translating to MCVRRELANAIRMLSIDAVQNAKSGHPGMPMGMADIAEVLWRKFFKHSPTNPNWNNRDRFILSNGHGSMLLYSLLHLTGYDLSIDELKKFRQLHSKTPGHPETGETPGVETTTGPLGQGLANAVGMAIAERTLSAYFNRPDYDIVDHYTWVFVGDGCLMEGISHEVCSLAGTLKLGKLIVFYDKNGISIDGKISNWFTDDTVMRFKSYNWHVVDKVDGHDANSIKNSIEEAKSVKDQPSIIICNTIIGFGSPNKSGTADSHGAPLGEEEIFLTRKNLNWKYSPFEIPNKIYDKWNFVKQGLKLEENWNKQFHLYKSEYPALAEEYSRRIKKKLPTQWYKKTKDYIFNLQKNPQNIATRKASQNAIEEFAALLPELIGGSADLSPSNLTMWSKSSSITENLCGNYIHYGVREFGMTAIANGISHHGGFIPYTSTFLMFVEYARNAVRMAALMNTKHIFVYTHDSIGLGEDGPTHQPIEQLANLRMTPNIDVWRPSDQVETAVAWKYAIEEKNGPTALILSRQNLFQFSRNNEQIKNISYGAYILYDSKKPIDIIFISTGSELQITLTSAKKIAALGYSVRVVSMPSNNVFDRQNIDYKESILPSYITKRIVIEASIKDFWYKYAGSEGLIIGMETFGESASEEVLFKKFGFTVENIVNKSKILLKH from the coding sequence ATGTGTGTAAGAAGAGAATTAGCAAACGCAATTCGTATGTTGAGTATAGATGCTGTTCAAAATGCAAAATCTGGTCATCCGGGTATGCCTATGGGAATGGCTGATATTGCAGAAGTTTTATGGAGAAAATTTTTTAAACATAGTCCAACGAATCCTAATTGGAACAATCGTGATCGTTTTATTCTTTCTAACGGACATGGTTCTATGTTGTTATACAGTTTATTGCATCTTACTGGATATGATTTATCAATAGACGAACTTAAAAAATTTAGACAGCTTCATTCAAAAACACCAGGACATCCAGAAACAGGTGAAACGCCAGGTGTTGAAACTACTACTGGTCCCTTAGGGCAAGGTTTAGCTAATGCGGTTGGAATGGCTATTGCAGAAAGAACATTAAGTGCTTATTTTAATCGACCAGATTACGATATAGTTGATCATTATACTTGGGTTTTTGTAGGAGACGGTTGTTTAATGGAGGGTATTTCTCATGAAGTCTGTTCTTTGGCTGGAACATTAAAATTAGGGAAATTAATTGTTTTTTACGATAAAAATGGTATTTCAATAGATGGTAAAATTTCGAATTGGTTTACAGATGATACAGTTATGCGATTTAAATCGTATAATTGGCATGTTGTAGATAAAGTCGATGGTCATGATGCTAATTCTATTAAAAATAGTATTGAAGAAGCAAAATCAGTAAAAGATCAACCTTCAATTATTATTTGTAATACGATTATTGGTTTTGGTTCTCCAAACAAGTCAGGTACAGCTGATTCTCATGGTGCTCCTCTTGGAGAAGAGGAAATTTTTTTAACGCGAAAAAATTTAAATTGGAAGTATTCACCGTTTGAAATACCTAATAAAATTTATGATAAGTGGAACTTTGTAAAACAAGGTTTAAAATTAGAAGAAAATTGGAATAAACAATTTCATTTATATAAATCTGAATATCCTGCACTTGCAGAAGAATATTCAAGAAGAATCAAAAAAAAATTACCTACACAATGGTATAAAAAAACTAAAGATTATATTTTTAATTTGCAAAAAAATCCTCAAAATATTGCAACTAGAAAAGCTTCTCAAAATGCTATAGAAGAATTTGCGGCACTACTTCCAGAATTAATAGGTGGATCTGCAGATTTGTCACCAAGTAATCTAACTATGTGGTCGAAGTCTAGTTCCATAACAGAAAATTTATGTGGAAATTATATTCATTATGGTGTTCGTGAATTTGGAATGACAGCGATTGCTAATGGAATCTCTCATCATGGAGGATTTATTCCATATACTTCGACATTTTTAATGTTTGTTGAGTATGCTCGAAATGCAGTCCGTATGGCAGCTTTGATGAATACTAAACATATTTTTGTATATACACATGATTCTATTGGATTAGGTGAGGATGGTCCTACACATCAACCAATAGAACAATTAGCAAATTTAAGAATGACGCCAAATATAGATGTTTGGAGGCCTAGCGATCAAGTAGAAACTGCTGTAGCATGGAAATATGCGATTGAAGAAAAAAATGGTCCAACAGCACTGATTTTGTCACGTCAAAATTTATTCCAATTTTCTAGAAATAATGAACAAATAAAAAATATTTCTTACGGGGCTTACATATTATATGATTCTAAAAAACCTATCGATATCATTTTTATATCAACAGGTTCTGAATTACAAATAACTTTAACTTCTGCTAAAAAAATTGCTGCTTTAGGTTATTCTGTGCGTGTTGTATCTATGCCTTCTAATAATGTTTTTGATAGACAAAATATTGATTATAAAGAATCAATATTGCCATCTTATATTACTAAAAGAATTGTAATAGAGGCTAGTATAAAAGACTTCTGGTATAAATATGCAGGGTCAGAAGGATTAATTATTGGCATGGAAACATTTGGAGAATCTGCTTCAGAAGAGGTTTTATTTAAAAAATTTGGTTTTACTGTAGAAAATATAGTAAATAAATCTAAAATTTTATTGAAACATTAA
- the dapE gene encoding succinyl-diaminopimelate desuccinylase, translated as MVCSITKLAQKLISIPSISPKDLGCQDIMIDFLDNLGFEIKKININDTKNFWATRGFGKTLTFAGHTDVVPPGDYKYWNDDPFNPVIKNGLLFGRGSSDMKGALASMLIASERFIKKNPNYEGRLSFLITSDEESSAIDGTKKVIDYLISRKDTIDYCVIGEPCSSSKIGDVIKNGRRGSITANLTIHGIQGHIAYPHLADNPIHKGLPIILKILSIKLDDGNAFFAPTSVNISNIHAGDGINNIIPGSLFVQFNFRFSTETSEKEIKSKFTQILDNNNINYSLNWFFSGNPFITKKGLLIDNITKSIINLNKVKPVLSTDGGTSDGRFIASMNAEIVELGLMNNTIHKSNEYVRISDLEKLAIIYEDIMYRLLT; from the coding sequence ATGGTTTGTTCAATTACTAAATTAGCACAAAAGTTAATTTCAATTCCATCTATTAGTCCAAAAGACTTAGGTTGTCAAGATATTATGATTGATTTTTTAGATAATCTTGGATTTGAAATAAAAAAAATTAATATAAATGATACGAAAAATTTTTGGGCTACTAGAGGATTTGGTAAAACTTTAACATTTGCTGGTCATACAGATGTCGTACCACCAGGTGATTATAAATATTGGAATGATGATCCTTTCAATCCAGTAATAAAAAATGGTTTATTATTTGGTCGAGGTTCATCAGATATGAAAGGTGCCTTAGCATCTATGTTAATTGCATCTGAAAGATTTATAAAAAAAAATCCTAACTATGAAGGGCGTTTGTCTTTTTTAATTACTTCAGATGAAGAGTCATCCGCGATTGATGGTACTAAAAAAGTTATAGATTATTTAATTTCTCGAAAAGATACGATTGATTATTGTGTTATTGGAGAACCTTGTAGTAGTTCTAAAATTGGTGATGTTATAAAAAATGGACGTAGAGGTTCTATAACAGCTAATTTAACAATTCATGGAATTCAAGGTCATATTGCATACCCTCATTTAGCAGATAATCCCATACATAAGGGATTACCTATTATTTTAAAAATATTATCTATTAAACTAGATGATGGTAATGCATTTTTTGCTCCAACTAGTGTCAATATTTCTAATATTCATGCAGGAGATGGAATTAATAATATTATTCCAGGTTCTTTGTTTGTTCAGTTTAATTTTCGTTTTAGTACAGAAACTTCTGAAAAAGAGATCAAATCAAAATTTACACAAATATTAGATAATAACAATATTAATTATTCTCTAAATTGGTTTTTTTCAGGAAATCCTTTTATTACAAAAAAAGGTTTGTTAATAGATAATATAACTAAATCTATTATAAATTTAAATAAAGTTAAACCTGTTTTATCAACTGATGGAGGAACTTCAGATGGTCGTTTTATTGCTTCAATGAATGCCGAAATAGTAGAATTAGGTTTAATGAATAATACAATTCATAAATCAAATGAATATGTAAGAATATCTGATTTAGAAAAATTAGCTATTATTTATGAAGATATTATGTACAGGTTATTGACTTAG
- the dapA gene encoding 4-hydroxy-tetrahydrodipicolinate synthase: MFKGSIVALITPMNEEGEICHSSLKKLIDYHVLNKTKAIVSIGTTGESATLSQEEHIEVVMLTLKLANKRIPIIAGTGANATTEAISLTKRFEKSGIEACLTVTPYYNKPTQEGLYQHFKAISENTKLPQILYNVPSRTGCDLLPSTVARLSEFKNIIGIKEATGDLSRIHKIKKLVKDDFLLISGDDPTALDFIQLGGQGVISVTANIAAKEMTQMCSYALEGNFKSARSINERLMLLHESLFIEPNPIPIKWLAKKIGLIKSDTLRLPMTPILNSTRTQIEKALQYANLQKI, from the coding sequence ATGTTCAAAGGAAGTATTGTTGCATTAATTACACCAATGAATGAAGAAGGTGAAATTTGTCATTCAAGCTTAAAAAAGCTAATTGATTATCATGTATTAAATAAAACAAAAGCTATTGTTTCTATTGGAACGACTGGAGAATCGGCTACTCTTAGTCAAGAAGAACATATTGAAGTAGTTATGCTAACTTTAAAACTTGCAAATAAACGCATTCCTATCATTGCAGGTACAGGTGCGAATGCGACAACAGAAGCAATATCCTTAACAAAAAGATTTGAAAAATCAGGAATTGAAGCATGTCTTACTGTTACACCATACTATAACAAACCAACTCAAGAAGGATTATACCAGCATTTTAAAGCAATTTCAGAAAACACAAAATTACCACAAATTTTATATAATGTTCCAAGTCGAACTGGATGTGATTTACTTCCATCAACTGTGGCAAGATTATCTGAATTTAAAAATATTATTGGAATTAAAGAAGCGACAGGTGATCTATCAAGAATACATAAAATTAAAAAATTGGTTAAAGACGATTTTTTATTAATTAGTGGTGATGACCCTACGGCTTTAGATTTTATTCAATTAGGTGGTCAAGGAGTGATATCAGTTACAGCAAATATTGCTGCAAAAGAAATGACACAGATGTGTTCATATGCACTTGAAGGTAACTTTAAAAGTGCAAGATCTATAAATGAACGTTTGATGTTATTACATGAATCTTTATTTATAGAACCTAATCCTATTCCAATAAAATGGTTAGCTAAAAAAATAGGTTTAATAAAAAGTGATACACTTCGACTACCGATGACACCAATTTTAAATTCTACACGTACACAAATTGAAAAAGCACTTCAATATGCTAATCTTCAAAAGATATAA